In the bacterium genome, ATCGTCACAAAGAGCACTGTACCCGTTGGCACCTTCAAAAGGGTTAGGGACATAATCCAGGCCGAATTGGATAGGCGCGGTGAAGCTATCGCATTCCGTGTCGTCTCAAATCCAGAGTTTCTAAAAGAAGGCACGGCAGTTGACGACTTCATGAAACCAGACCGTATCGTCGTTGGTGCTGATGACCCGGCCGCTTTCGAAGTAATGCGAGAACTGTACGCACCATTTCAGCGGCGGGAAAGCATAATTATAGAAATGGATATAGCTTCAGCAGAACTCACCAAATACAGCGCAAATGCATTCTTAGCTGCAAGAATCAGCTTGATGAATGAAATTTCTCGAATTGCGGAACGAGTTGGTGCTGACATTGAGCAGATCAGACATGGTGTAGGATCAGATCCGCGGATCGGACATTCTTTCTTATATGCGGGATGCGGATACGGAGGATCTTGCTTTCAAAAAGACGTGAATGCACTGATCCACACGGCTGAATCTCTTGGACTGAACCCACAATTGCTTAAATCCGTCGATGCGGTGAATGAGAGCCAGAAGAATAGCCTTTTCGAAAAAATTCATTCACATTTCAACGGGCATTTAGCTGACAAGACCTTCGCTGTCTGGGGTCTCTCGTTCAAACCGGATACGGATGATATGCGATGTGCCCCCAGTATTCCTCTGATTACAGCATTGCACAGGTCAGGAGCGAAGATACACGCCTATGATCCAGTGGCGATCCCGACTGCCACTGACATTTTCAGCGATCTTGAAAAAGTCTATTTCCACGAAAGCAAGTACTCGGCACTCCGGGGTGCAGACGCTCTCATTCTAGTCACAGAATGGAAAGAGTTCCGGGCACCTGACTTCGAAGAGATTTCACGTGCCCTCAATCAGGCGATCGTGTTCGACGGCAGAAATCAGTGGGACCCTATCAAGCTGCTCACCATGGGATTTCAATACTTCTCGATCGGCAGGCCGCTGCGAGCAACTCCCCAGACCAAAGGAACTGCAACTAACTTGTTTGATCTCGAATATGACAGCCGATTCTTAGAGACGTAAGGAAGCCGGACGAATTGCGTAATCTTGTGACTGGGGGAGCTGGCTTCATCGGCTCGCATTTGTGCAGGGCCCTGCTCGACAAGGGTGAAGAAGTCATATGTCTTGATAATCTTTCCTCTGGCCAAATCAGAAATGTGCAAGTACTTGAGGCATACGCTAGATTCTCCTTCATTGAAAGTGACATTACTGATCATAT is a window encoding:
- a CDS encoding UDP-glucose/GDP-mannose dehydrogenase family protein; its protein translation is MKISVFGAGYVGLVTAVGFAEIGNTVTCMDFDVAKIDKLREGKAAFYEPGLEELLARNVDSNRILFTSSQKEAVTSGDILFIAAGTPPQSDGSADLSAIFDIASAIGQFSEETKVIVTKSTVPVGTFKRVRDIIQAELDRRGEAIAFRVVSNPEFLKEGTAVDDFMKPDRIVVGADDPAAFEVMRELYAPFQRRESIIIEMDIASAELTKYSANAFLAARISLMNEISRIAERVGADIEQIRHGVGSDPRIGHSFLYAGCGYGGSCFQKDVNALIHTAESLGLNPQLLKSVDAVNESQKNSLFEKIHSHFNGHLADKTFAVWGLSFKPDTDDMRCAPSIPLITALHRSGAKIHAYDPVAIPTATDIFSDLEKVYFHESKYSALRGADALILVTEWKEFRAPDFEEISRALNQAIVFDGRNQWDPIKLLTMGFQYFSIGRPLRATPQTKGTATNLFDLEYDSRFLET